From a region of the Plodia interpunctella isolate USDA-ARS_2022_Savannah chromosome 13, ilPloInte3.2, whole genome shotgun sequence genome:
- the LOC128674714 gene encoding basic helix-loop-helix ARNT-like protein 1 produces MASPSGIGRAGVHATMAGQLSSTNQANFGMSVAVQPSSALVYDLHAAGCSDSSSESHSPEMPSAKASDRESRIIAEKQRRSQYNAQISQITGLLTDIVHSQRKVDKTSVLRLAANKLRNEHVFGDSITCGHIETWSSAFVKYFDLFDGIMLAVTCRGRIFLVSPNVQEKLGYCHIDLLGQDLYNYVHHEDKNILKEHIYPPELRSGCDRKLLEEHHNFHIRIMRAGAKSDPPRYEQCRLDGVLRRSDRATTNAIQDEQTIRRQRVRHNRTFSSSGNDMVFIGMIHIQSNALPARILPPTAYTEYWTRHLIDGRIVQCDQSISLAAGYMTEEVTGTSAFVFMHKDDVRWVICVLRQMYDQSREFGESYYRLMSRSGHFIYMRTRGFLEIDKDTKKVQSFVCVNSVIGEDYGRRMMEEMKRKYSVIVDMANQQTEIPAIDEAPVEHPKRLERIVMHLVEPSSKNAEELKLVAPSKETIITAIKNSERVVQETGIRFDSRKRKKDDDLNCEHLKRHSGMQEFEY; encoded by the coding sequence ATGGCATCTCCTAGTGGAATTGGTAGGGCCGGTGTACATGCAACTATGGCTGGCCAATTGTCCTCTACAAATCAAGCTAACTTCGGCATGTCAGTAGCAGTACAGCCGTCGTCTGCGTTGGTGTATGATCTCCATGCCGCAGGTTGCAGTGACTCTTCATCAGAATCGCACTCCCCAGAAATGCCTTCAGCCAAAGCAAGCGATCGTGAGTCTCGTATCATAGCTGAAAAACAACGTCGTAGCCAGTACAACGCCCAGATTTCTCAGATTACTGGACTATTAACAGATATAGTTCACTCCCAACGTAAAGTGGACAAAACAAGTGTTTTAAGGCTTGCAGCTAATAAACTTCGTAATGAGCATGTATTTGGTGATTCTATAACATGTGGACATATCGAGACATGGTCTTCAgcatttgttaaatattttgatctaTTCGATGGGATCATGTTGGCTGTTACCTGTCGGGGCCGTATATTTCTTGTGTCTCCCAATGTACAGGAAAAGTTGGGATACTGTCATATTGACTTGTTAGGTCAAGATCTTTACAATTATGTTCATCatgaagacaaaaatattcttaaagaGCATATTTACCCACCAGAGCTGCGTAGTGGATGTGACAGGAAGCTTCTTGAGGAACACCATAATTTCCATATCCGCATTATGAGAGCTGGTGCAAAGTCAGATCCTCCTAGGTATGAGCAATGTAGATTAGATGGTGTTTTAAGACGATCTGACAGAGCCACTACAAATGCTATACAAGATGAGCAAACAATAAGGAGACAAAGAGTGAGGCACAATCGCACATTTTCTTCAAGCGGAAATGACATGGTTTTTATTGGCATGATTCACATACAGTCAAATGCCCTTCCTGCTAGGATATTGCCTCCAACAGCATATACAGAGTATTGGACCCGGCATCTCATAGATGGTCGCATCGTGCAGTGTGATCAGAGCATATCTCTGGCTGCTGGTTACATGACAGAAGAAGTCACTGGTACTTctgcatttgtttttatgcatAAAGACGATGTTCGTTGGGTGATCTGTGTCCTGAGGCAAATGTATGACCAGAGCAGGGAGTTTGGTGAGTCTTACTACAGGTTAATGTCACGGTCTGGCCATTTCATTTATATGAGAACTAGAGGTTTCCTTGAAATTGACAAGGACACAAAAAAAGTACAGAGTTTTGTGTGTGTGAACAGTGTGATTGGAGAGGATTATGGGCGCAGAATGATGGAAGAAATGAAAAGAAAGTATTCAGTCATAGTAGATATGGCTAACCAGCAAACTGAGATACCAGCTATCGATGAAGCACCTGTGGAGCATCCTAAAAGACTGGAGAGGATAGTCATGCATTTGGTAGAGCCCTCATCTAAAAATGCTGAAGAGCTGAAGCTTGTTGCTCCATCCAAAGAGACAATAATAACTGCCATTAAAAATAGTGAACGAGTTGTACAGGAGACTGGTATTAGGTTTGACTCACGTAAACGAAAAAAAGATGATGACTTGAACTGTGAACATTTGAAGAGACACAGTGGAATGCAAGAGTTTGAATACtag